The Capsicum annuum cultivar UCD-10X-F1 unplaced genomic scaffold, UCD10Xv1.1 ctg46775, whole genome shotgun sequence genome includes the window ttttcataaaaatcaagaatttcttgtTTTATCCTCTGGTTATCCACAATGATCTTGGTACCCACTTTGAGTTCGTCCATGCAATTTCCCCTTCTGTGAGAATTtgcaattttttgaaaaaactgtGTTCCTATCCCTCTCCTTAAGCCATAATCATCTTGATTTCTGCCGCCAAGAGATTTTCTCAGCCTTGGCTAGTTGTTGAAGCTCAATTCTCAGGTTCATCGTCTGAATAGTTTCCGGCACTATTACTTGTCTACTCTCTGCCGCTTGCTCTAGTGCTGACAACTCATCTAGGGCTTTGGTTTTCCTGGTCTCTACCTTGCCAAATTCCTCCCTATTCCAGGTTGTTATATCCTTCTTCAGCCTTTTCAATTTCTTTAGTAGTACGTAGTCAGCCCTACCCATTTTATTGTAGCTCTGCATCCAGTCTTTCAGTTTCTCTAGAAAACTTTCTGATTGAAGCCACATGTTTTCAAACTTGAAGTATGAAGGGCTAACATCCCAGTCTCCGCTCTCAAGAAGAATAGGTTTGTGATCCGATATCACTTTTGGAAGAGCTGATTGTTTTATAGCTCTGAATGAGTCATTCCACTCTGTGGAAATGAGAAATCTATCAATTCTCGATGCTTGCACAATGTTATCACCCCTTGACCATGTAAAATGAGCCCCCTGTAGTGGCAAGTCAATCATGTTAAGGTCTTGAATGGTGTCTGAGAAGGATCTCATGGCACTAGTCCTTCTCAAGTAGTTCAATTTCTCGCTTTCAAATTTGCACACATTGAAATCACCCCCCAATACCTAATGTCCATCACATAGCCCCCGAACTCCAGCTATTTCGTGCCACATCTCTTCCCTTTCCAGATTGGTGTGAGGTCCATAAATACCAGTGAAACAACACCATCTGAACTCCTGTTGAATACTCTCTAGCATACATGATATGGAATAAGAGCCCTAGAGGGTGTCTGTATTGACCCACTGCCTCTTATCCCAAATAATTATGATACCGCCTCTAGTACCACATGCTTTTAAAGCTGCCCAATCAGCCCACTTGTTACCCCATAATTGTTGTACCCATGCAGTAAACCAATTTTCTACTTTTGTTTCT containing:
- the LOC124892401 gene encoding uncharacterized protein LOC124892401 — encoded protein: MRSFSDTIQDLNMIDLPLQGAHFTWSRGDNIVQASRIDRFLISTEWNDSFRAIKQSALPKVISDHKPILLESGDWDVSPSYFKFENMWLQSESFLEKLKDWMQSYNKMGRADYVLLKKLKRLKKDITTWNREEFGKVETRKTKALDELSALEQAAESRQVIVPETIQTMNLRIELQQLAKAEKISWRQKSR